TTGCTTGCATCAAGCCGGTCAACATGCCTGCAAGCTGTTGCTGAACTGCTATATTCGCGAATGGAGAGATCAGCGTCCTCAGCAGATTGTAGTGGATGAAGCAGCTATGGCAGCTGTGATCCGGTTTCCTCATAGCGGCATGATAGTCAAGGCAGAGCTGGCGTATTATTCGGCAGTCGGCGAGCATGAATATGCGTCGCTGTTGTGGTCTAGCGATGGATCAACAGAGAAAGTAACGATGGAAAAGGCAGCATCTCAGCTGCCAACGGAATCGTCGTGGATAGATGAAGCGACATCAGGTAAATATGTGCCTGCACAGGAGTCGGCATTTTTCCCAACACATCAATCAGCTGATGCTGATGAGCAACCATCCGCATTGAGTTATGATCAGCTACTGCGTTGGATGATTGCAGAGCTTTCTGCCGCGCAGAATGTAGAGATAGATGCTGTGCAGCAGTTTATGAGTCGAGTCGATAACAGTGTGCGCAATATGGCGCTGTATATGCAGCACGCGCAACGTAAACAGAATGAAGTTCATGACTATAGAACGTCGGAACAGGGGCTGGTGTGTGGGCATCCATTTCATCCTTTTCCGAAAAGCACGGTTGGATTTCATTCAGAGGACAAGCAACGGTTTAGCCCGGAGTTAGGAGCTTCCTTTCAGCTGTGTTATATGGCAGTGCATCGGGATTGCTATAGCACAGAATGGGTGGACGAGCAGACAGAAATTCAATTTACACAAGCATTGGAGACGCTATTGCAGGATATACTACGTACACAGTCTGACCGTATAGCGGATGATTATGCGCTGCTGCCTATGCATCCTTGGCAGTATGAGCATGTGCAGCAGTTACTGGATGTACAGCAGTATATAAAGCAGCGGCTACTGATTCCACTGGGCGCCGCTGGCCCGCTCGCTTATCCAACCTCTTCTGTTCGTACGGTATATGTGCCGGATATGAACTGCAATATGAAGCTACCACTGAATATTCAGATTACCAATCTAACGCGCAATAACAGTCAGGAGCAGATGCAGCGAACATTGGAAGCAGCACGTTATGTGCTAGATAGAGATGGTTTTGCTGACGAGCAGGGTACACATATCGCTTATG
The DNA window shown above is from Paenibacillus sp. JQZ6Y-1 and carries:
- a CDS encoding IucA/IucC family protein; protein product: MLKIISKPQPDCLHQAGQHACKLLLNCYIREWRDQRPQQIVVDEAAMAAVIRFPHSGMIVKAELAYYSAVGEHEYASLLWSSDGSTEKVTMEKAASQLPTESSWIDEATSGKYVPAQESAFFPTHQSADADEQPSALSYDQLLRWMIAELSAAQNVEIDAVQQFMSRVDNSVRNMALYMQHAQRKQNEVHDYRTSEQGLVCGHPFHPFPKSTVGFHSEDKQRFSPELGASFQLCYMAVHRDCYSTEWVDEQTEIQFTQALETLLQDILRTQSDRIADDYALLPMHPWQYEHVQQLLDVQQYIKQRLLIPLGAAGPLAYPTSSVRTVYVPDMNCNMKLPLNIQITNLTRNNSQEQMQRTLEAARYVLDRDGFADEQGTHIAYEKGIGTCTFIDEQITCLFTVAYRPITFDPACTYVLSSLVESHVPGGMSRLVKMLEEQVQKQESAEAEAEHHPSQMLIQQAERWLQKYLELSLLPIVRIAEREGIHFEAHLQNTLVTLYEGMPKQFILRDLEGVSVEEQHGRQHLLQSKQPQYLFYDQQSARNRTTYYFIVNHLGSLIHVLARDTGCREQHYWRIAQAVLKRELEETGNSFADYLLQADAFLAKQNLRSCLRGHGDTPDYVYVTNQLKSTEE